Proteins encoded by one window of Ignavibacteriota bacterium:
- a CDS encoding TetR/AcrR family transcriptional regulator encodes MSKIQDKLISNETKNKIFNAAAELFARDGFHKVSVREICEAANVTKPVLYYYFKDKETLLEELMKETYVKVDELVLKHINENDPIEILLRNIVKLYIEFLSIYPTLTKFSAFIQSTNVPNRILEMKLIRYKSEMGKLISIIKANQKLGIISKEYNPETLSINFFGTIIMYIGEFLFFDISIKEVNKKLNNFVEFWINTFIIKDSAE; translated from the coding sequence ATGAGCAAAATACAAGATAAATTAATTTCAAACGAAACTAAAAATAAAATATTTAACGCGGCGGCAGAATTATTTGCCAGAGACGGATTTCATAAAGTTTCCGTTAGAGAAATTTGCGAAGCGGCTAATGTTACTAAACCTGTTCTGTATTATTATTTCAAGGATAAGGAAACTTTGTTGGAAGAATTAATGAAAGAAACTTATGTGAAAGTTGATGAATTAGTTCTTAAACATATTAACGAAAATGACCCAATAGAAATTTTGTTGCGGAATATTGTAAAACTGTACATTGAGTTTTTGTCGATTTATCCAACTCTAACAAAATTTTCGGCGTTTATTCAATCGACAAATGTCCCAAATAGAATTTTAGAAATGAAATTAATAAGATATAAATCCGAAATGGGAAAACTAATTTCAATTATCAAGGCAAATCAAAAACTTGGAATTATTTCAAAAGAATACAATCCCGAGACTTTGTCAATCAATTTCTTTGGTACAATTATAATGTACATAGGCGAATTTTTATTTTTTGATATATCAATTAAAGAAGTAAATAAAAAGCTAAACAATTTTGTTGAGTTCTGGATCAACACATTTATTATCAAAGATTCGGCGGAGTAA
- a CDS encoding cytochrome c maturation protein CcmE: MKNKYIFGGIIIVVFLGIMSYLFTETNISYEENFTEVMNSSKTMKATGSWVKEKNYNMDNSKKEFSFYMKDYLGNEMKVIYNGTIPNNFESATSVVVTGKYKNGCFHADDILTKCPSKYEEQFDKSSKS; encoded by the coding sequence ATGAAAAATAAATATATTTTCGGCGGTATAATCATAGTTGTATTTTTAGGAATAATGTCGTATCTGTTTACGGAAACAAATATTTCCTATGAAGAAAATTTTACTGAAGTAATGAATTCCAGCAAAACGATGAAAGCTACCGGTAGCTGGGTGAAAGAAAAGAATTATAATATGGATAATTCGAAAAAAGAATTTTCATTTTATATGAAAGATTATCTTGGAAACGAAATGAAAGTAATTTATAACGGTACTATTCCAAATAATTTTGAATCCGCTACATCTGTTGTTGTTACAGGAAAATATAAAAACGGCTGTTTTCACGCTGATGACATTTTGACTAAATGTCCTTCCAAATATGAAGAGCAGTTTGATAAATCTTCAAAATCATAA
- a CDS encoding OmpA family protein, giving the protein MKAKLLIFLTIVIVAVFTSTSFSQLNQPGLGGGVSLGGSIGKTDFGNREHINSIGRAFLRYGFSSFLGAELGVGVSVLEGTDYRTLVRPLDARLLIYPYSEDNIDYFIYGGYSYMNYEVENIPSVATPGEDLNGWMGAVPVGLGIQFRLLDNVAFETTAGYYMALKDNLESLVKNDNNDGFYNITIGLTVVGGDPNKDTDGDGLTDKQEKELGTDPEVADTDGDGLSDGQEFLTTKTDPKAADTDGDGLNDGEEVNQTKTDPNKADTDGDGLSDSDELNNHNTNPLKADTDGDGLNDNEEISKTKTNPIKTDSDNDGLKDGEEVNKYKTDPLKADTDGDTLSDGDEVLKHKTSPFKKDSDDGTVEDNVEVKRGTNPLNPDDDVVKVGVAIVLDGITFATGKADITAESEETLQKALKTLNTYPEIYVEISGHTDNVGNAKSNQKLSQLRANAVRDWLIAQGIDGNRLTAVGYGASKPMVANDSPENKAKNRRIEFSRTK; this is encoded by the coding sequence ATGAAAGCAAAGTTATTAATATTTTTAACTATAGTAATTGTTGCAGTTTTCACTTCTACGTCATTTTCACAGTTAAACCAGCCAGGTTTAGGCGGAGGTGTTAGTCTTGGCGGTTCTATTGGTAAAACAGATTTTGGCAACAGAGAACATATCAACAGCATCGGCAGAGCATTTCTAAGATATGGTTTCAGCAGTTTTTTAGGTGCTGAATTAGGCGTCGGCGTATCTGTACTTGAAGGAACAGATTACAGAACTTTAGTAAGACCCCTTGACGCAAGATTATTGATTTATCCTTATTCTGAAGATAATATTGATTATTTCATTTATGGCGGTTATAGTTACATGAACTATGAAGTAGAAAATATACCTAGTGTAGCTACGCCTGGTGAAGACCTAAATGGCTGGATGGGAGCTGTTCCGGTAGGACTTGGAATTCAATTCAGATTATTGGATAATGTCGCGTTTGAAACAACAGCCGGATATTACATGGCTTTAAAAGATAATTTGGAATCGCTCGTTAAAAACGACAACAATGATGGCTTCTATAATATTACAATTGGATTAACCGTTGTTGGCGGCGATCCTAACAAAGATACAGATGGCGACGGTTTAACAGACAAACAAGAAAAAGAGCTTGGTACAGATCCGGAAGTTGCCGATACAGACGGTGACGGTTTATCAGACGGACAAGAATTCTTAACAACTAAAACCGATCCAAAAGCCGCAGATACAGACGGTGACGGATTGAATGACGGCGAGGAAGTTAATCAAACCAAAACTGACCCAAACAAAGCTGATACAGACGGTGACGGTTTATCTGATTCAGATGAATTAAATAATCACAATACAAATCCTTTAAAAGCTGATACGGACGGTGATGGATTAAACGATAACGAAGAAATCAGCAAAACGAAAACTAATCCAATAAAAACAGATTCTGATAATGACGGATTGAAAGACGGCGAAGAAGTAAATAAATATAAAACCGATCCTTTAAAAGCTGATACAGACGGCGATACTTTATCAGACGGTGATGAAGTTTTAAAACATAAGACAAGTCCATTTAAAAAAGATTCTGACGACGGAACAGTTGAAGATAACGTTGAAGTTAAAAGAGGAACAAATCCATTAAATCCGGATGATGACGTTGTTAAAGTAGGTGTTGCAATTGTATTGGATGGAATTACTTTCGCAACCGGAAAAGCCGACATTACAGCGGAATCCGAAGAAACTTTACAAAAGGCATTAAAAACATTAAATACTTATCCAGAAATTTATGTTGAGATAAGCGGACATACAGATAACGTAGGAAACGCAAAAAGTAATCAAAAACTATCACAACTTAGAGCAAATGCTGTTAGAGATTGGTTAATTGCTCAAGGAATTGACGGAAATAGATTGACAGCAGTTGGTTATGGTGCTTCAAAACCAATGGTAGCTAATGATTCTCCTGAAAATAAAGCTAAAAATAGAAGAATCGAATTCTCAAGAACAAAATAA
- a CDS encoding efflux RND transporter periplasmic adaptor subunit → MKKLLLISAVFLILIVTACNEETEQKSEKIIPVKVFTIKLNNIENYVKATGTITGGEDVVLYSKVSERITNISVKPGDKAAKGQTLAVQYNAIFKQSVEAAETGVKSAQAQFNLIQQEFARMQKLYDQKAISNQQFDQTKTQYESSELGLQAAKVQLQQAKEQYANSFITAPFSGTIASVFVEQNQMAAAGLPIVQLINSGEMKAKVKIPSTEIEGIHKGQSVNVEFPSVPNKIYEGTVTEIDHAVDPISKNLQVEVELKKPDNLLKSGMFGEFLIKNAVKENSIIIPEIAIQSRTEVKIDRETGLQKSFKKYFVFVIKDGKANLLEIKPGISSDGRIEIISGLNVGDTVVVVGQNIVKTGDKVKIID, encoded by the coding sequence ATGAAAAAATTATTACTGATATCTGCAGTTTTTTTAATATTAATTGTTACAGCTTGCAATGAAGAGACCGAACAAAAAAGTGAGAAGATTATACCCGTAAAGGTATTTACTATTAAATTAAACAATATCGAAAATTACGTTAAAGCAACGGGAACGATTACCGGAGGAGAAGATGTTGTACTATATTCAAAGGTTTCGGAAAGAATAACAAACATTTCGGTAAAGCCTGGCGATAAAGCCGCAAAGGGTCAAACTTTAGCAGTTCAATATAATGCAATTTTTAAGCAAAGCGTAGAAGCGGCAGAAACCGGGGTTAAGTCTGCTCAAGCGCAATTTAATTTAATTCAGCAGGAATTTGCAAGAATGCAGAAACTGTATGATCAAAAAGCAATAAGCAATCAGCAATTTGATCAGACAAAAACACAATATGAATCTTCTGAATTAGGTTTGCAAGCTGCAAAAGTCCAGCTTCAGCAAGCAAAAGAACAATACGCAAATAGTTTTATTACGGCTCCTTTTAGCGGAACTATCGCATCAGTATTTGTTGAGCAAAACCAAATGGCAGCCGCAGGTTTGCCAATTGTTCAATTAATAAATTCAGGCGAAATGAAAGCGAAAGTAAAAATCCCTTCAACTGAAATTGAAGGAATTCATAAGGGACAGTCTGTTAATGTTGAATTCCCTTCCGTGCCAAATAAAATTTATGAAGGAACAGTAACTGAAATCGATCATGCCGTAGATCCAATTTCTAAAAATTTACAAGTCGAAGTTGAATTAAAAAAACCTGACAATTTATTAAAGTCAGGAATGTTCGGCGAATTTTTGATTAAAAATGCGGTTAAAGAAAATTCAATTATTATTCCCGAAATCGCGATACAAAGCAGAACAGAAGTCAAAATAGACCGTGAGACCGGACTGCAAAAGTCATTTAAAAAATATTTTGTTTTTGTAATAAAAGACGGCAAAGCTAATCTATTGGAAATTAAACCCGGCATTAGCAGTGATGGAAGAATAGAGATTATTTCGGGTTTAAATGTTGGAGACACGGTGGTAGTTGTCGGGCAAAATATAGTTAAGACCGGTGATAAAGTTAAAATAATTGATTAG
- a CDS encoding PepSY-associated TM helix domain-containing protein — MKLNQEWLVNKLNKRTIRKLNNNLHRDFGYFFSSLVIVYSLSGLALNHVNDWNPDFVIQKDTISIPSKFTYENISDENITSLSKIVGHNEFKLYDSPTTDQVKIYYEDASFHIDFSRMLGFYEGVTKRILFYEVNVLHRNSLAEWKWFSDIFAAALIFINVTGLFILKGKNGIFGRGKWFIAAGFLPPLIALIIFSIK; from the coding sequence ATGAAATTGAATCAAGAATGGCTAGTAAATAAATTGAACAAGAGAACGATTAGAAAACTTAATAATAATCTTCATCGGGATTTCGGATACTTTTTTTCTTCTTTGGTTATTGTTTATTCATTATCCGGATTGGCATTAAATCATGTTAACGATTGGAATCCGGATTTTGTAATTCAAAAAGATACAATTTCTATCCCTTCTAAATTTACTTATGAAAATATCTCGGACGAAAATATTACTTCGCTTAGTAAAATTGTTGGACACAATGAATTTAAACTTTATGATTCGCCGACAACAGACCAAGTAAAAATTTATTATGAAGACGCGTCGTTTCATATTGATTTTTCGCGGATGTTAGGATTTTATGAAGGAGTAACAAAACGTATTTTATTTTATGAGGTTAATGTTTTACATAGAAATAGTTTGGCTGAGTGGAAATGGTTTTCGGATATTTTTGCCGCCGCGTTAATTTTTATAAATGTTACCGGACTGTTTATATTAAAAGGAAAAAACGGAATCTTTGGAAGGGGTAAGTGGTTCATTGCTGCCGGATTTCTACCACCATTAATTGCTTTGATTATTTTCAGTATAAAATGA
- a CDS encoding CcmD family protein, whose product MLGFLENNSLYIVLFIVLTIWIGVFVYMNSLDKRLKEIEIELKETKK is encoded by the coding sequence ATTTTAGGATTTTTGGAAAACAACTCTTTATACATTGTTTTATTCATTGTTTTAACAATATGGATTGGTGTATTTGTTTACATGAATTCATTAGATAAAAGATTAAAAGAAATAGAAATTGAATTAAAGGAAACAAAAAAATGA
- a CDS encoding efflux RND transporter permease subunit: protein MILTKFSLRRQITLIMFYAVVIGFSLFSFSQLKIDFFPDITFPIAGVITNYSGVGPEDIENLISRPIEEAVSSVKNIEKVSSQSFKGASIVTLEFKYGTDMNQAEIDIRKNLDYIRDFLPTDATEPITFVFDPSMMPIIYLNLSSDYLGSAELRRLAEEKIEPLLERVVGVASVQTQGGLQRQINVNINPTLLASYGLSPDNVSQAIQVGSGLLPGGTIETESKSYNLRIFSEYRSLEQIKNTIVTMRGKEPVLVKDVAVVEDGYKENASEVRADYGEGVFMFIMKQSDANTVLTTRRVKEALPDILTGLPQGTKLTVMWDQADFIMQSINNLSDTAIISFILAFLVIYIFLRNIRGSIIMGISIPLSVIITFAVLYAADLTLNIISMAGLALAIGMLVDNSIVVLENIYRHREMGKSKFDAADIGTTEVGMAITASTLTTIAVFVPVLFVPNITGQLFKDLVLTITFSLIVSLIVALTIVPMMSANILGLESKKNKEGRFNKFKERIGSMLDKLANNYAKILNWSLIRRKTVLLIVLVLFIVSLSLTAFLGGEFLPKSDQGFIDFLLETPSGTPIEKTRLYAYQIEDIVKETIPKDAMESIAIFYGEREGIGAFGTTSSTVEAIIKLKSKDQRKLTQFQFQDSLRKRLDDIPGVTYFFQDGGTFSTEKDIEVKITGFDIDKAKIIANELKGKFDKVKGFVDITLNTKETTPELQVHFNKDVMNDLKLSSIAVASNISTAMAGKVISQYRELGDEYDIRIQYDKKFRNQKDMIENMQLSLPNGDMIKLKQIAQVTEEEASPTIFRENQNRFVSIGISLSGIDLSKATEEVNKIVAETAIPSEFQVIIGGTAEDQQEAFFYLMLAFIAAILLVYMIMAAQFESFVDPLIIMFTVPLSVIGVFFFLFITGTSISVMALVGLVMLVGIAVNNGIVLVDYTNQLRKQGYELFEAVKVSCSARMRPVLMTALTTILGMVPLALELGSGSETWTPLARAVIGGLTTTTLLTLIVIPILYIIFEKLEDKIKIKWRVRKNK, encoded by the coding sequence ATGATACTAACAAAATTTTCATTGAGAAGGCAGATTACACTTATAATGTTTTATGCTGTGGTAATTGGATTCAGCTTATTTTCTTTTTCACAATTAAAAATAGATTTCTTCCCGGATATTACATTTCCGATTGCTGGAGTAATTACAAATTATTCAGGCGTTGGTCCCGAAGATATTGAAAATCTTATATCGCGACCAATTGAAGAAGCTGTTTCCTCGGTAAAAAATATTGAAAAAGTAAGCTCACAATCTTTTAAAGGCGCTTCAATTGTAACACTCGAGTTTAAATATGGAACGGATATGAATCAAGCTGAAATTGATATCCGTAAAAATCTGGATTATATTAGAGACTTTTTACCGACAGACGCAACAGAGCCAATTACTTTTGTATTCGATCCATCGATGATGCCGATTATTTATTTGAATTTAAGCTCAGATTACTTGGGTTCTGCGGAGTTGAGACGACTTGCTGAAGAAAAAATTGAACCGCTTCTTGAAAGAGTTGTGGGCGTAGCATCCGTACAAACACAAGGCGGATTGCAAAGACAAATTAACGTTAACATAAATCCAACATTATTAGCTTCCTATGGATTATCTCCCGATAATGTTTCACAGGCAATTCAAGTCGGCAGCGGACTTTTACCCGGAGGAACAATTGAAACGGAAAGCAAAAGTTATAATCTAAGAATCTTTAGTGAATACCGATCGCTTGAACAAATAAAAAATACTATTGTTACAATGCGTGGTAAAGAGCCTGTACTTGTTAAAGATGTGGCAGTTGTTGAAGACGGTTACAAAGAAAACGCTTCCGAAGTCAGAGCGGATTACGGTGAAGGTGTTTTCATGTTTATTATGAAACAATCCGACGCAAATACTGTTTTAACAACCAGAAGAGTAAAAGAAGCTTTACCGGATATTTTAACCGGCTTACCTCAAGGTACCAAGTTAACTGTAATGTGGGATCAAGCTGATTTTATTATGCAGTCAATTAATAATTTGAGCGATACAGCCATAATTTCTTTCATTCTTGCTTTTCTTGTAATTTATATCTTTTTAAGAAATATCCGCGGAAGCATTATTATGGGAATTTCAATTCCTTTATCCGTAATTATTACGTTTGCTGTGCTTTATGCGGCGGATCTTACTTTAAATATAATTTCAATGGCTGGATTAGCTTTGGCAATTGGAATGCTTGTAGATAATTCTATTGTTGTTTTGGAAAATATTTACAGACATCGAGAAATGGGTAAATCAAAATTTGACGCGGCAGATATAGGTACCACTGAAGTCGGCATGGCAATAACAGCTTCAACACTTACTACTATTGCGGTGTTTGTACCTGTGTTATTTGTACCCAATATAACCGGACAATTATTTAAAGATCTTGTGCTAACAATAACATTTAGTTTAATTGTTTCTTTAATTGTTGCACTTACAATTGTTCCAATGATGTCTGCAAATATATTAGGCTTGGAAAGCAAAAAGAATAAAGAGGGAAGATTCAATAAATTTAAAGAACGAATTGGATCAATGTTAGACAAGCTTGCAAATAATTACGCAAAGATTTTAAACTGGTCACTGATAAGAAGAAAAACCGTTCTATTAATTGTTTTAGTACTATTTATTGTTTCATTAAGTTTGACCGCATTTCTCGGCGGAGAATTTTTACCGAAAAGCGATCAAGGTTTTATTGACTTTCTATTGGAAACGCCATCCGGAACCCCGATTGAAAAAACAAGATTATACGCGTATCAAATTGAAGATATCGTAAAAGAAACCATTCCCAAAGACGCAATGGAATCAATAGCAATTTTTTACGGTGAAAGAGAAGGAATCGGCGCGTTCGGCACAACCTCAAGTACAGTTGAAGCCATAATTAAATTAAAATCAAAAGATCAAAGAAAATTAACTCAATTTCAATTTCAGGATTCATTGAGAAAAAGATTGGACGATATTCCGGGTGTAACATATTTCTTTCAAGACGGCGGAACTTTTTCAACAGAAAAAGATATTGAAGTTAAAATTACCGGATTCGATATCGACAAGGCAAAAATTATAGCTAACGAATTAAAAGGTAAATTTGATAAAGTAAAAGGATTTGTTGACATAACATTGAATACCAAGGAAACAACTCCCGAACTTCAAGTTCATTTTAATAAAGATGTTATGAATGATTTAAAATTATCGAGCATAGCTGTCGCCAGCAACATTTCAACCGCTATGGCTGGTAAAGTAATTTCACAATACCGTGAACTTGGTGATGAATATGACATAAGAATTCAATACGATAAAAAATTCAGAAATCAAAAAGATATGATTGAGAATATGCAGTTATCATTACCCAATGGCGATATGATCAAATTAAAACAAATTGCTCAAGTTACTGAAGAAGAGGCATCGCCTACAATATTCAGGGAAAATCAAAATAGATTTGTTTCCATCGGCATTAGTTTATCAGGTATTGATCTTTCGAAAGCTACGGAAGAAGTAAATAAAATTGTGGCGGAAACCGCTATACCATCAGAATTCCAAGTTATAATTGGAGGAACTGCAGAAGATCAGCAGGAAGCATTTTTCTATTTGATGTTGGCATTTATAGCCGCAATACTTTTAGTATATATGATAATGGCTGCACAATTTGAATCTTTTGTTGACCCTTTAATTATTATGTTTACCGTTCCACTGTCGGTAATCGGTGTATTCTTTTTCCTTTTTATTACTGGAACAAGTATTAGCGTTATGGCTTTGGTGGGACTTGTAATGTTAGTTGGAATTGCGGTTAATAATGGTATTGTGCTTGTTGACTACACTAATCAACTGCGGAAACAAGGCTATGAATTATTTGAAGCAGTTAAAGTATCTTGTTCAGCTAGAATGCGTCCTGTTTTAATGACAGCATTAACTACAATTCTTGGAATGGTTCCATTAGCATTGGAACTTGGCTCAGGTTCGGAAACTTGGACTCCTTTAGCACGTGCGGTAATTGGCGGATTAACTACTACAACTTTACTAACTTTGATTGTGATTCCAATTCTCTATATAATATTTGAAAAATTGGAAGATAAAATAAAAATCAAATGGAGAGTAAGGAAGAATAAATAA
- a CDS encoding YihY/virulence factor BrkB family protein, which translates to MKNLSYQIKKYIKFFTEDIWRIRLSELKGKKAFFIKHQRIIILSIRNFRDDNCVLKSSGLTFYSMLSVVPVVAILFGIFKGFGLQENLEKILMENFKEYEAVMVKIVSYSNMLLENTKGGIIAGVGIILLLWTVIKLLNNIEYSLNDIWKFKTSRSVVRQFSDFLAIIFLAPLFFVLSSGLTVFISVFIDDLAEKYKLLGMIVPIISFLLKFLPYIIIWMLFTLFYVVMPNGPVKFSSAFFAAIFAGTLYQIVQYIYVTFQIGIANYNAIYGSFAVFPLFLIWLQTSWLIFLFGAEISYAIQNISNFEFEADSKNINYHQKKLISLAIAQIIAKNFQMGKKAMSTSEISEKLGIPIILTDKIISEFVEVGLFSKIYLDKDKVFLYQPAKDLKYFTIKNVSDALDKRGSKIPLKKNDEFKIIDHLTENLDQLITKSPENKLLTDL; encoded by the coding sequence ATGAAAAATTTATCTTATCAAATTAAAAAGTACATTAAGTTTTTTACCGAAGACATTTGGAGAATTAGATTAAGTGAACTCAAAGGTAAAAAAGCCTTTTTCATAAAACATCAGAGAATTATTATTCTTTCAATCCGCAATTTCCGCGATGACAATTGCGTGTTAAAATCTTCCGGACTGACTTTTTATTCTATGCTTTCCGTTGTACCTGTTGTCGCAATTTTATTTGGAATTTTCAAGGGATTCGGACTTCAAGAAAATTTAGAAAAAATCCTAATGGAAAATTTCAAAGAATACGAAGCTGTTATGGTCAAAATTGTAAGTTATTCAAATATGCTTTTGGAAAATACAAAAGGCGGAATTATTGCCGGAGTCGGCATTATTTTACTTTTATGGACTGTAATAAAATTGCTTAATAATATTGAATATTCTCTTAATGACATTTGGAAATTCAAAACTTCACGTTCCGTTGTCAGACAGTTCAGCGATTTTCTCGCAATAATATTTTTGGCTCCGTTATTTTTTGTTCTGTCAAGCGGTTTAACCGTATTCATCAGCGTTTTTATTGATGATTTAGCGGAGAAATACAAATTGCTGGGAATGATAGTGCCGATAATTTCGTTTTTATTAAAATTTCTTCCTTATATAATAATTTGGATGTTATTTACTCTATTTTATGTCGTTATGCCAAATGGTCCGGTAAAATTTTCATCGGCATTTTTTGCGGCAATATTTGCCGGAACTCTTTATCAAATAGTTCAATATATTTATGTTACTTTTCAAATTGGCATTGCAAACTACAACGCTATTTACGGAAGTTTTGCCGTGTTTCCTTTATTTTTAATTTGGCTTCAAACGAGCTGGCTTATATTTTTATTCGGAGCCGAAATATCTTACGCGATTCAAAACATAAGTAATTTTGAATTTGAAGCGGATTCGAAAAATATAAATTACCACCAAAAAAAATTAATCTCTTTAGCCATCGCGCAAATTATCGCTAAAAATTTCCAGATGGGCAAAAAAGCAATGTCAACTAGTGAAATTTCCGAGAAATTAGGAATTCCAATAATACTAACGGATAAAATAATTTCCGAATTCGTTGAGGTTGGTTTATTTTCAAAAATTTATTTGGATAAAGATAAAGTGTTTTTATATCAGCCAGCTAAGGATTTAAAATATTTTACGATTAAAAATGTATCCGACGCATTGGATAAACGCGGTTCAAAAATACCATTAAAAAAGAATGATGAATTTAAAATTATTGATCATTTAACCGAAAATTTGGATCAGCTCATTACAAAATCTCCGGAAAATAAACTGCTAACCGATTTATAA
- a CDS encoding TolC family protein, translated as MRKLLLFSILILIFNQYLFSQSKKIIELSFDDVIGISKSENLSLRSKILENEYQDLEVWKSYSYFLPSLNYQVLATNNLELPVFVFMGQKFTVGTKFAFQHSLDLSLPILTGGSRWFNIKIQNNIKKSLSEELKGKEKEVVLQSLQAYYGTILAASLLKTANESVDVSKSNLEQVKKYYEAGTATELDLQRAKAQLAASLPNLEKAKSEKILSLQRLKFLLNISFEDSLVISDSLMKKDFLQDFSSTKLSELKDISFENRNDIKSLLYKIEATKQSENISLGSFTPTVSVSANLAHQAQLSNSNVMWNDYIRSKSISLALIWPLFEGGRKILNYQQARIQTEQMELMFEQADKGRILDVEQNYYNFSESVKNLESLNEAMIQSKESLRLANLLYAEGMSTQLDVLNAQLLNTSNQTQYYQGIYNYNISQLNLLYSMGILNKIWE; from the coding sequence ATGAGAAAACTATTATTATTTTCAATTTTAATTTTAATTTTTAACCAGTACTTATTCTCACAATCCAAAAAAATTATTGAATTGTCATTTGACGATGTTATTGGAATTTCTAAATCTGAAAATTTATCACTCAGATCAAAAATACTTGAAAATGAATATCAAGATTTAGAAGTGTGGAAATCTTATTCATATTTTTTACCGTCTTTAAATTACCAGGTTCTGGCAACAAATAATTTAGAACTTCCGGTTTTTGTTTTTATGGGACAAAAATTTACGGTAGGGACAAAATTTGCATTCCAGCATTCACTCGATCTTTCTTTACCAATATTAACCGGCGGTTCAAGATGGTTTAATATAAAAATTCAAAATAACATTAAAAAATCGTTAAGTGAAGAACTAAAAGGAAAAGAAAAAGAAGTTGTGCTTCAATCTCTTCAAGCTTATTACGGAACTATATTAGCTGCATCATTGCTGAAAACGGCAAATGAATCCGTTGATGTTTCTAAATCTAATCTTGAACAAGTTAAAAAATATTACGAAGCCGGCACAGCAACGGAATTGGATTTGCAAAGGGCAAAAGCACAATTAGCCGCTTCACTGCCAAATTTAGAAAAAGCTAAATCTGAAAAAATTCTAAGTCTGCAAAGATTAAAATTTCTTTTAAATATTTCATTTGAAGATTCCCTTGTTATTAGCGATTCATTAATGAAAAAAGATTTTCTGCAAGATTTTAGTTCAACAAAACTTAGCGAACTAAAAGATATTTCTTTTGAAAATAGAAATGACATTAAATCATTACTTTATAAAATTGAGGCAACAAAACAATCGGAAAACATTTCTTTAGGTAGTTTTACACCGACTGTTTCAGTCTCCGCAAATTTAGCGCATCAAGCACAATTGAGTAATTCAAATGTTATGTGGAATGATTATATCAGATCAAAATCAATTTCACTAGCTTTAATTTGGCCTTTGTTTGAAGGCGGCAGAAAAATATTAAATTATCAGCAAGCAAGAATTCAAACCGAGCAAATGGAATTAATGTTTGAGCAAGCCGATAAAGGACGCATTTTGGACGTTGAGCAGAACTACTACAACTTCTCCGAATCGGTTAAAAATTTGGAAAGTTTAAATGAAGCTATGATTCAATCAAAAGAAAGTTTACGTCTTGCAAACTTGCTTTATGCGGAAGGAATGAGTACGCAGTTAGATGTTTTAAATGCACAGCTGCTTAACACATCAAACCAGACTCAATATTATCAAGGGATTTATAATTATAATATCAGCCAACTTAACCTTTTGTATTCGATGGGAATATTGAATAAAATTTGGGAATAA